The proteins below are encoded in one region of Festucalex cinctus isolate MCC-2025b chromosome 2, RoL_Fcin_1.0, whole genome shotgun sequence:
- the sox18 gene encoding transcription factor Sox-18 isoform X2, whose product MTQLTSLGILSPLVTFTSQSWKALNSLEKRPFVEEAERLRLQHLQDHPNYKYRPRRKKTTKKLKRVEPGLLLHSLTHSHGMGPGIVPLGGESGSGTTPYGHVSHHHHHSHHLLPSLGHFRDLQAPGHQELDSYGLPTPEMSPLEVLENGASESVFFPQHAQEDAGMGGWSSYHHPHHHYGHHYGNHHNPMHGAPTQSPSPGMNVGVNTLSAGRNPRMASVESNMASSMSPVHCNGSRMNPAQTSGRHIALRSPMKCPPLPHDSVSYPQSSISLHETVKPHQGSLPASYYGQMYGSAASSFPPTHLGQLSPPPEPSPTSCSSFLPPVHIVDPSNSDSASHMGPSSSAEFWSEVDRHELDQYVNTARNREEAYGQGGLRSKVLVWRGSADRDGSSEEGVSPLISALSDASSAVYYSACITG is encoded by the coding sequence GCCAGTCGTGGAAGGCGCTGAATTCTCTGGAGAAGCGTCCTTTTGTCGAGGAAGCCGAGCGTCTGCGTCTTCAGCACCTCCAGGACCACCCAAACTACAAGTACCGGCCTCGCCGCAAGAAGACCACCAAGAAACTCAAGCGCGTCGAACCGGGGCTGTTGCTTCACAGCTTGACCCATAGCCACGGCATGGGCCCTGGCATTGTCCCCCTGGGTGGAGAAAGCGGCTCTGGAACCACTCCATATGGACATGTgtcacaccaccaccaccactcccACCACCTGCTGCCGTCTCTGGGCCACTTCAGGGACCTCCAGGCACCGGGTCACCAGGAGCTGGACAGCTACGGCCTGCCCACCCCGGAGATGTCCCCTCTGGAGGTTTTGGAAAACGGAGCTAGTGAATCAGTCTTCTTCCCCCAGCATGCTCAGGAGGATGCAGGGATGGGAGGCTGGAGCAGCTACCACCATCCTCACCACCATTACGGCCATCACTATGGCAACCACCACAACCCCATGCACGGCGCGCCGACACAGAGTCCGAGTCCAGGAATGAATGTGGGAGTGAACACCCTGAGCGCAGGTCGGAATCCCAGAATGGCCTCGGTGGAATCAAACATGGCGTCGAGCATGAGCCCGGTTCATTGTAACGGTTCTCGGATGAACCCGGCGCAAACATCAGGCCGCCATATCGCCTTGAGGAGTCCCATGAAATGCCCACCGCTGCCCCATGACTCAGTGTCCTATCCCCAGTCCTCAATCAGCCTCCACGAGACGGTTAAACCCCACCAAGGCTCCCTTCCTGCCAGCTACTACGGCCAAATGTACGGCAGCGCAGCCTCCAGTTTCCCCCCGACTCACCTGGGCCAGCTTTCGCCTCCTCCTGAGCCCTCCCCCACTTCCTGCTCATCCTTCCTCCCCCCTGTACATATAGTAGACCCGTCCAATTCGGACTCAGCAAGTCACATGGGGCCATCTTCCTCCGCTGAATTCTGGTCAGAGGTGGACAGGCATGAATTGGACCAGTATGTGAATACTGCAAGGAACCGAGAGGAGGCCTATGGACAAGGTGGGCTCCGGTCCAAAGTCCTCGTCTGGCGTGGCAGCGCTGACAGAGATGGTAGTAGCGAAGAAGGAGTTAGCCCTCTTATATCTGCTCTTTCCGATGCTAGCAGCGCGGTCTATTACAGCGCGTGTATCACTGGCTAA